The Candidatus Babeliales bacterium sequence ACCGTTTATAACTTTTTTCAATCGCTTTTATATCATCAAATGCAAAATCAAGCGGTGCTCGATAATGATGAGCTATAATGTAATACCGCAAGACCATAGGATCAAACTGCTTAAACAAATCACGAAGTGTAAAAAAATTACCTAATGATTTAGACATTTTTTCTTGATCAATCCGCACCATGCCATTATGCACCCAGTAACGAGCAAACGGCGCGCCATATAATGCTTCTGATTGCGCGATCTCATTTTCATGATGCGGAAATATTAAATCAAGACCACCACCATGAATATCAATATGCTCACCTAAAAACTGTTTTGCCATCGCTGAACATTCAATATGCCATCCTGGACGACCATATCCCCAGGGACTCTTCCAAAACGTTCCTTCTGGCTCACTTTTCCACAACGCAAAATCCAATGGATCACGTTTTTTATCGCTTACCTGCACACGCGCACCCACCTGCAAATCTTCTACATGCCGTTTTGATAATGCACCATATGCTGGAAATGTTGCGATACTAAAATACACATCACCTTCTGATTCATATGCTTTTCCTGCATCGATCAAACCTTGAATAAACCTAATAATTTCAGGAATGCAGCGGGTAACACGCGGCTCATATGTTGGTGGCAAACAGCCTAGTGCAGCAACGTCTTGATGATAGCGAGCAATATACCGCTCTGAAATTTCTTGATACCGCAAACGATCCCCAAATTCAGCTTCTGCTTTGTTGAGCAACTTATCATCAATATCAGTAAAGTTGCGACAATACTGTACGTCATACCCAAATAGACGGAACAATCGAGATATCACATCAAAAGAAATATATACGCGTCCATGACCAATATGCGCATCATCATATGGAGTAATGCCACACACATACATCAAGACACTGTTTTGATTATACGGCTTGAATTCCTCTTTGTTTCCCGTTAAAGTATTGGTGATTTTAATCATAACAATCTCTTAATTTAAATAATTAAACAGTTGAGCACTATGCAATAAGGTATTTTATCATTATCTTATGATACACAAAAAACTTACCTTCGTAAGTCGATTACAAAAAAGGAATCTTCTAGTAAGCTGGTTCGATTAGATACGATCTTTACCATCACCGTACGATATAAGAGTTCAGGAGCACCTGCAATGTATTTTTTGCATACCACTTTTAAAAAAAATAGTTTATTAACAGTACTGATATTTTTTGGATTTTCCTATGCCAATAGTATCTATTCCGGCAATGCCGAACTTCCCTATGAAGACGCAGTAGATAATGAAAAAAACAGTTTCAATGGATGGTACATCTCTGCAATTAATCTCGTTGGCAACACACATGTTCCCGACGATGCTATCCTCGATCGCATACCCTACCGCATTGGTGAACGATTCGACCAATCAAAAACAGGTAAACTTATCAAAACATTATACTTTGATTTAAAACGATTTCGTAATATCTCTGTATATGTAAAAGACAGCGGTACAAATACCATTATTCTTACTATTGTTTTTGAAGAAAAACCGCTCATACAAGATATTGTTATTACCGGCAACAAACAAGTTACTGAAAAAGAAATTCGAGAAAAAATACCGTTTGCTGATATTCGCGCGTTAGATGAACAAGAGCTAAAAGGATATGAGCTGAGTATCAAAAAAATATATGAAGAAAAAGGATTCCATAACACCACAATTACCTCAAATCTTTCTATCACCGAACAACAAAAGGCAATTGTAACGTTTACTGTTGTAGAACATAAAAAAACAGTCGTTACACGAATTAATTTTGAAGGAAATCATATCATCAGCGGTAAAAAATTACGCAGCATTATGTTTACCCATGAAGATTGGCTTTTAGGATTCATGGATAAATCAGGTACCTTCCAATACGATCGTATTGAAGGTGACAAACAAATGATTAAACAATTTTATCAAAATAATGGTTTTATCTCAGCGCAAGTCGTTGATGTAAAAATTAAATTTGATGAACAATGCAATACGGCACATCTAACCTACATTATCGAAGAAGGTGACTGCTACACAATAAGCAGTGTAACTGCACGCGGCAATGACATCTTAAAAGATGACTATCTTACTTCAATATTGCCAACACAACCGAATGAAAAATACTCTCGTGAAAACATTGTAAACAGCATCAAAGCATTAGAGTTTATTTGGGGAGATATGGGCTATATCTACGCGCAAATCGATCCAGAAATTATTCCTGATGAAACAACAAAAACCGTTGCCGTTACGTTTCATTCCGATATCGGAAATCCAGTATATTTAAATAAACTTACGATTAAAGGAAACTGGAATACACAAGATAAAATCATTCGTCGAAGACTTGGACTTAATGAAGGATCTCTGATTACTAATCGCGCAATGGAAATATCAAAAAACCGCGTTGAAGCCCTCGGTTATTTTGATAAACGAGATGGTGTAAACTGGAAAACAACTCGTCTTGATGAAAATAATGCTGATCTTGATCTGATCATAAAAGAAGGAAAAACGGGAACCGCTAACTTTCAACTTGGTTTTGGCGGCGCTGCAAAATCATCATCTCCTACCGGAAGTGTCTCTGCTGAATTGAATGTTGCAAACTCTAATTTCAAAGGTAGTGGTGTACGATTTGATTTAACCGCTCGGTTTGGTGCAGAAGAAAAAGCAGCTGTCTTTAATATTACACAACCATGGCTCTTTGATAGACCAATCCTTGGTGCAATCGATATATATCATAAACGCCTCGGATATGAAGAATTAGAACAGTCGCCAGCACGAACAGAAAAACTAACCGGTGTCACACTCACTACTGGGTTGGTAACTGGTGGATGGCATCATCTCTTTGCCGACACATTTTTACGATTTAGTTTCGGCGTTGAAAATGTACAATATGAAAACAAGAATACTGAAGGCAAAAAGAGTTCCTCTCCCGTACAATCAAATTTACGAACCGATAATGCCGTAGAACAAGAATTTGCTCGCAAACAATATGATAGAATCTTTAATAAATTATTTACGACAGGCACCTTTGGTACTTTCATGACACAAATTGGAAAAGATGCAAAAAACCATCCAATGCATCCAACCAGAGGATATTCATGGCTTGCTCGATCAATACTCGTATTACCAAACCAGGACATCGGGTATCATAAATTCGATCTTGATGTTAATTGGCTTACCCCAATTATTGGCGACTTCGATCTTATTTTCAGATTCCATGCCAAAATGGGTATTATTAATCTATTTGGTAACAAGAGCATACCATATCGTGAACTATTCCATATCGGTGGACCTGACACCGTTCGTGGGTTCTTATGGGGACAAATCGGCCCGCAGTTCACCACTACGTCATCTGGTAGACGAGCTACTGATTCTGTTGGTGGAAGAAAAGCCTTTGTCGT is a genomic window containing:
- the cysS gene encoding cysteine--tRNA ligase yields the protein MIKITNTLTGNKEEFKPYNQNSVLMYVCGITPYDDAHIGHGRVYISFDVISRLFRLFGYDVQYCRNFTDIDDKLLNKAEAEFGDRLRYQEISERYIARYHQDVAALGCLPPTYEPRVTRCIPEIIRFIQGLIDAGKAYESEGDVYFSIATFPAYGALSKRHVEDLQVGARVQVSDKKRDPLDFALWKSEPEGTFWKSPWGYGRPGWHIECSAMAKQFLGEHIDIHGGGLDLIFPHHENEIAQSEALYGAPFARYWVHNGMVRIDQEKMSKSLGNFFTLRDLFKQFDPMVLRYYIIAHHYRAPLDFAFDDIKAIEKSYKRLVRIFNDVIADPELDLTAVAKSDVAQRMIDFLADDINTPGAFGVLFDALGDIQKNESELRLIKGILQHIFGLSLQPIAEQEVVMTTEIEQKLAEREEARLAKDWARADAIRQQLVDMGVPVNDKRS
- the bamA gene encoding outer membrane protein assembly factor BamA, which produces MYFLHTTFKKNSLLTVLIFFGFSYANSIYSGNAELPYEDAVDNEKNSFNGWYISAINLVGNTHVPDDAILDRIPYRIGERFDQSKTGKLIKTLYFDLKRFRNISVYVKDSGTNTIILTIVFEEKPLIQDIVITGNKQVTEKEIREKIPFADIRALDEQELKGYELSIKKIYEEKGFHNTTITSNLSITEQQKAIVTFTVVEHKKTVVTRINFEGNHIISGKKLRSIMFTHEDWLLGFMDKSGTFQYDRIEGDKQMIKQFYQNNGFISAQVVDVKIKFDEQCNTAHLTYIIEEGDCYTISSVTARGNDILKDDYLTSILPTQPNEKYSRENIVNSIKALEFIWGDMGYIYAQIDPEIIPDETTKTVAVTFHSDIGNPVYLNKLTIKGNWNTQDKIIRRRLGLNEGSLITNRAMEISKNRVEALGYFDKRDGVNWKTTRLDENNADLDLIIKEGKTGTANFQLGFGGAAKSSSPTGSVSAELNVANSNFKGSGVRFDLTARFGAEEKAAVFNITQPWLFDRPILGAIDIYHKRLGYEELEQSPARTEKLTGVTLTTGLVTGGWHHLFADTFLRFSFGVENVQYENKNTEGKKSSSPVQSNLRTDNAVEQEFARKQYDRIFNKLFTTGTFGTFMTQIGKDAKNHPMHPTRGYSWLARSILVLPNQDIGYHKFDLDVNWLTPIIGDFDLIFRFHAKMGIINLFGNKSIPYRELFHIGGPDTVRGFLWGQIGPQFTTTSSGRRATDSVGGRKAFVVNAELIFPITNDFTMKGVVFYDGGAGWDNPYVNAENSIFIKNNNFRYRHAVGVGVRLLNPMPIRVDWGFKLDPRKGETAHEVHFNMSYDW